One stretch of Lysobacter sp. KIS68-7 DNA includes these proteins:
- a CDS encoding DUF1254 domain-containing protein, giving the protein MPTIASSTRRLCATVLATALLVAIAGCNRNAAPEAGTPAPSAAEATRTDEIRELARDAYIWGFPIVDNYRVMDAYVLDPKNAEYKGPFNTIANNARLYTPQDKAIQTPNSDTPYSMVWMDLRAEPVVLTVPKIGKPRYYSIQLIDAYTHNTGYIGSRTTGNDAGHYLIAGPGWTGDKPPGIKQVFPMETQFVFAVYRTQLFGAKDMDNIKRIQVGYKVQPLSAFLGKPTPPAAPAVDWMKPVSAEEQRTSLEFFNELAFAIQFIPTHPAAKRFRERLAEVGFVPGRHFDFDKADPTVREAMLAGMQEGQATIDAERKKRVSSMGLFGTREDMHYDPVARALGAQVGIYANSPEEAMYSTYEKDADGQALDGAHRYVLRFPKGGLPPAKGFWSLTMYGLPDQLLVDNPIDRYLINSTMLDTLKRDPDGGITLYLQNASPDKDKEANWLPAPQGRFFAVLRNYWPDASVVKGDWKAPQLQRAE; this is encoded by the coding sequence ATGCCAACGATCGCTTCTTCGACGCGCCGGCTGTGCGCGACCGTGCTTGCCACCGCGCTGCTGGTCGCAATCGCCGGCTGCAATCGCAATGCGGCGCCGGAAGCCGGCACGCCCGCGCCGTCGGCCGCCGAGGCCACGCGCACCGACGAGATCCGCGAACTGGCGCGCGATGCCTACATCTGGGGCTTCCCGATCGTCGACAACTACCGCGTCATGGATGCATACGTCCTCGACCCGAAGAACGCTGAGTACAAGGGCCCGTTCAACACCATCGCCAACAACGCGCGCCTGTACACGCCGCAGGACAAGGCGATCCAGACACCCAACTCCGACACCCCTTATTCGATGGTGTGGATGGACCTGCGCGCCGAGCCCGTCGTGCTGACGGTGCCGAAGATCGGGAAGCCGCGTTACTACTCCATCCAGCTGATCGATGCCTACACGCACAACACGGGCTACATCGGCAGCCGCACCACGGGCAACGATGCGGGCCACTACCTGATCGCGGGACCCGGTTGGACGGGCGACAAGCCACCAGGCATCAAGCAAGTCTTTCCGATGGAGACGCAGTTCGTCTTCGCCGTCTATCGCACGCAATTGTTCGGCGCGAAGGACATGGACAACATCAAGCGCATCCAGGTCGGTTACAAAGTGCAGCCCTTGTCGGCGTTCCTCGGCAAGCCCACACCGCCCGCGGCGCCGGCTGTCGATTGGATGAAGCCCGTGTCGGCGGAGGAGCAACGTACGTCGCTGGAGTTCTTCAACGAACTCGCCTTCGCGATCCAGTTCATCCCGACGCACCCGGCCGCGAAGCGCTTCCGCGAACGGCTCGCCGAAGTAGGCTTCGTGCCTGGCCGCCACTTCGATTTCGACAAAGCCGATCCCACCGTGCGCGAGGCGATGCTCGCCGGCATGCAGGAAGGCCAGGCCACCATCGACGCGGAGCGCAAGAAGCGCGTCTCGTCGATGGGCCTGTTCGGCACGCGCGAGGACATGCATTACGACCCGGTCGCGCGCGCGCTCGGCGCGCAGGTGGGCATCTACGCGAACTCCCCCGAGGAGGCGATGTACTCGACGTACGAGAAGGACGCCGATGGCCAGGCGCTCGATGGCGCGCATCGCTATGTCCTGCGCTTCCCGAAGGGCGGGCTGCCGCCGGCGAAGGGCTTCTGGTCGCTCACGATGTACGGCCTGCCCGACCAGCTGCTCGTCGACAACCCGATCGATCGTTACCTGATCAACTCGACCATGCTCGACACGCTCAAGCGCGACCCCGATGGCGGCATCACGCTGTACCTGCAGAACGCATCGCCGGACAAGGACAAGGAAGCGAACTGGCTGCCCGCGCCGCAGGGCCGGTTCTTCGCCGTGCTGCGCAACTACTGGCCGGACGCGTCGGTGGTGAAGGGCGACTGGAAGGCGCCCCAATTGCAGCGCGCGGAGTGA
- a CDS encoding alpha/beta hydrolase-fold protein, which produces MRWIVRALLAVSVIALVAACVARGDPSQPIPVATVPAKHTATRLVVVLPGRADDLAALRSSGIADAIQSVWPDADVVLAEVTVDYYQQGDASQRLHDEVIEPARARGYREIWLAGASMGGMGTLLYDAQYPGQLDGMVLLAPYLGEFDLLAEIDHAGGIAHWNGGPSQGFTRESWQRDLWRYIQGLSKDPARSERIWLAYGDQDRLRKAMPLFVPALHPEHVFVRQGGHTWTVWTPAARAMLQAIDARETRGTH; this is translated from the coding sequence ATGCGCTGGATCGTCCGCGCGCTCCTCGCCGTCAGCGTGATCGCTTTGGTCGCCGCCTGCGTGGCGCGCGGCGATCCTTCGCAACCCATTCCCGTGGCCACCGTGCCGGCGAAGCACACCGCGACGCGGCTGGTGGTCGTGCTGCCTGGCCGCGCCGACGACCTCGCCGCCTTGCGCAGCAGCGGCATCGCCGATGCGATCCAATCGGTGTGGCCCGACGCCGACGTCGTGCTCGCCGAAGTGACGGTCGACTACTACCAGCAAGGCGATGCATCGCAACGCCTGCACGATGAAGTGATCGAACCCGCGCGTGCACGCGGCTACCGGGAGATCTGGCTCGCGGGCGCTTCGATGGGCGGCATGGGGACCTTGCTCTACGACGCGCAGTATCCCGGCCAACTCGACGGCATGGTGTTGCTCGCGCCCTACCTCGGCGAATTCGACCTGCTCGCGGAAATCGACCACGCCGGCGGCATCGCGCACTGGAACGGCGGTCCGTCGCAGGGCTTCACGCGGGAGAGCTGGCAGCGCGACCTGTGGCGCTACATCCAGGGCTTGTCGAAGGATCCGGCGCGCAGCGAACGCATCTGGCTCGCCTATGGCGACCAGGATCGACTGCGCAAGGCGATGCCCTTGTTCGTGCCCGCATTGCATCCCGAGCATGTGTTCGTGCGCCAGGGCGGGCACACGTGGACGGTGTGGACGCCCGCGGCGCGCGCGATGTTGCAGGCGATCGACGCACGCGAGACGCGCGGCACGCACTGA
- a CDS encoding UDP-2,3-diacylglucosamine diphosphatase, translating into MRHRAAFLSDCHLGAKHCHAAELARFLEQLQCDRLYLVGDIVDLWWMTCRRAHWDAAHLRVVERLHALRRAGTEIIYIPGNHDRPVRRLCGLALPAMRVRRRAIHVTADGRRLLVVHGDEFDAQTQFGGLQERVGDWLYYKILTGNALVNRARRHFGLRYWSLAEFLKQRSGAAERYIERYRQAGLDEARRRGLDGIVCGHIHRAALEVRRGLVYANDGDWVESLTALVEDQDGTLRLLSHHHTTLARIAPRPVLPPRAWERAAA; encoded by the coding sequence ATGCGCCACCGCGCTGCCTTCCTCTCCGACTGCCACCTCGGGGCGAAACATTGCCACGCCGCCGAGCTGGCCCGCTTCCTCGAACAACTCCAGTGCGACCGCCTCTACCTCGTCGGCGACATCGTCGACCTGTGGTGGATGACGTGCCGGCGCGCGCACTGGGACGCCGCGCACCTGCGTGTCGTCGAACGCCTGCATGCGCTGCGCCGCGCGGGCACCGAGATTATCTACATCCCCGGCAACCACGACCGTCCGGTGCGCAGGCTGTGCGGCCTGGCGCTGCCTGCGATGCGCGTGCGCCGCCGCGCGATCCACGTCACCGCTGACGGACGTCGCCTGCTGGTCGTGCATGGCGACGAGTTCGATGCGCAGACCCAGTTCGGCGGCCTGCAGGAGCGCGTCGGCGATTGGCTGTACTACAAGATCCTCACGGGCAACGCGCTGGTGAACCGCGCACGCCGGCACTTCGGACTGCGCTACTGGTCGCTCGCCGAATTCCTCAAGCAACGCAGCGGCGCCGCGGAGCGCTACATCGAGCGCTATCGACAGGCCGGCCTCGACGAAGCACGGCGCCGCGGGCTCGACGGCATCGTCTGCGGCCACATCCATCGCGCTGCGCTGGAGGTCCGCAGGGGGCTGGTCTATGCGAACGATGGTGACTGGGTCGAGTCGCTGACCGCGCTGGTCGAAGACCAGGACGGCACGCTGCGCCTGCTCTCGCACCACCACACCACCCTCGCGCGCATCGCGCCGCGCCCGGTGCTCCCGCCGCGTGCCTGGGAGCGCGCCGCGGCCTGA
- a CDS encoding glycosyltransferase: protein MDILMVSDVYFPRVNGVSTSIRTFVRALVRMGHRVTLVAPDYGAGEEQHARDAEFGDAFEVLRLPARVLFFDPEDRLFTRRAMQAAFATLTTRRWDVVHVHTPFRGHALGVRIARACGVPVVETYHTYFEEYAAHYLPWLPAPILRMLARRLSRKLCHEVDHLIVPTEEMTAVLRRYGIRTPATVLPTGIDLDEFTGGHGASFRAALGLRDDQPVVATVSRLAVEKNIPFLLDAVRRLLPEFPNLFFVIAGEGPDAKRLRALATSSGLSQHVLFVGNLDRRSTLLDCYRAADVFLFASPTETQGLVLIEAMALGVPIVSTAVMGTATVLRDARSAVTSAEDPEVFAGHVARVLRDHALRATLAAAGPQDAQAWSHARLMQRVLEVYAGARPTAPSTALPVQEQA, encoded by the coding sequence ATGGACATCCTGATGGTTTCCGACGTGTATTTCCCTCGCGTGAACGGGGTGTCCACGTCGATCCGCACCTTCGTCCGCGCCCTCGTGCGCATGGGCCATCGCGTCACGCTGGTGGCGCCGGATTACGGGGCGGGCGAGGAACAACACGCACGCGACGCGGAATTCGGCGACGCCTTCGAGGTGCTGCGCCTGCCGGCGCGCGTGTTGTTCTTCGACCCGGAAGACCGGCTCTTCACGCGGCGCGCGATGCAAGCGGCCTTCGCGACACTGACCACGCGACGCTGGGATGTCGTGCACGTGCACACCCCCTTTCGCGGCCACGCGCTGGGCGTTCGCATCGCGCGCGCCTGCGGCGTGCCGGTGGTGGAGACCTACCACACCTACTTCGAGGAATACGCGGCGCATTACCTGCCGTGGTTGCCTGCGCCCATCCTGCGGATGCTGGCGCGCCGCTTGTCGCGCAAGCTGTGTCACGAAGTCGACCATCTGATCGTGCCGACCGAAGAAATGACGGCGGTGCTGCGCCGATACGGCATCCGCACGCCCGCGACGGTGTTGCCGACGGGCATCGACCTGGACGAATTCACCGGCGGCCACGGCGCGTCCTTCCGCGCCGCGCTGGGTCTGCGCGACGACCAGCCGGTGGTCGCGACGGTGAGCCGGCTGGCGGTCGAGAAGAACATCCCGTTCCTGCTCGATGCCGTGCGACGCCTGCTGCCCGAGTTCCCGAACCTGTTCTTCGTCATCGCAGGCGAAGGTCCCGATGCGAAACGCTTGCGCGCGCTCGCCACATCGTCGGGGCTGTCGCAGCATGTCCTGTTCGTCGGCAACCTCGATCGGCGCAGCACGTTGCTCGACTGCTATCGCGCCGCGGATGTCTTCCTCTTCGCCTCGCCCACCGAAACGCAGGGGCTGGTGCTGATCGAAGCGATGGCCCTCGGCGTGCCGATCGTTTCGACGGCGGTGATGGGCACGGCGACCGTGTTGCGCGATGCGCGCAGTGCAGTCACCAGCGCGGAAGACCCCGAGGTGTTCGCCGGGCACGTCGCGCGCGTGTTGCGCGATCACGCACTGCGCGCAACGCTCGCGGCCGCCGGCCCGCAGGATGCGCAAGCCTGGAGCCATGCACGCCTGATGCAGCGCGTGCTGGAGGTGTACGCTGGCGCGCGCCCGACCGCCCCGTCGACCGCCCTTCCCGTGCAGGAGCAGGCATGA
- a CDS encoding DUF411 domain-containing protein — translation MKLHRSLLAVALALASFAATAAAALPSMVVYKDAYCGCCKAWIDYMRKAGFQVDVRETDGLDAVKKQAGVPDDQRSCHTAQIGGYFIEGHVPADDVRRLLKEKPKARGIAVAGMPMGSPGMEVPGGRTMPYDVVLVMADGTTQVFARH, via the coding sequence ATGAAACTGCATCGCTCCCTTCTCGCGGTCGCGCTCGCACTGGCCTCCTTCGCCGCCACCGCGGCGGCCGCATTGCCTTCCATGGTCGTCTACAAGGACGCCTACTGCGGATGCTGCAAGGCGTGGATCGACTACATGCGCAAGGCGGGCTTCCAGGTCGACGTGCGCGAGACCGACGGGCTCGACGCAGTGAAGAAGCAGGCCGGCGTGCCCGACGATCAACGCTCGTGCCACACCGCGCAGATCGGCGGGTATTTCATCGAAGGCCACGTGCCCGCGGACGACGTGCGTCGCCTGCTCAAGGAAAAGCCGAAGGCACGCGGCATCGCCGTGGCCGGCATGCCGATGGGTTCGCCGGGGATGGAAGTGCCCGGCGGACGCACGATGCCTTACGACGTCGTGCTGGTGATGGCGGACGGGACCACGCAGGTCTTCGCCCGCCACTGA
- the galE gene encoding UDP-glucose 4-epimerase GalE: MHILVCGGAGYIGSHMARWLALRDIRVTVLDDLSTGHRSFVQWGDLIEADIRDPVALDRVFAAQRFDAVMHFCARSLVGESVADPYSYYASNVGGTLNLLQAMRTHDVARLVFSSTAAVFGHPQADRIDEDHPQKPINPYGASKLMVERILADAASAYGLRSVALRYFNAAGAAPDGTIGEAHDPETHLVPNAIKAALGTGPALTLFGDDYPTPDGTCIRDYVHVDDLAQAHLLALDYLDANPGAHAFNLGNGQGFSVREVIAAVAQVAGRAVPHSVAPRRPGDPAVLVASSDRARARLGWRPEYTKLAPILETALRWHFSQDDKQ; the protein is encoded by the coding sequence ATGCATATCCTCGTCTGCGGCGGTGCGGGTTACATCGGAAGCCACATGGCGCGCTGGCTCGCGCTGCGCGACATCCGCGTCACCGTGCTCGACGATCTCTCCACCGGGCATCGCAGCTTCGTGCAGTGGGGCGACCTGATCGAAGCGGACATCCGCGACCCCGTCGCGCTCGATCGCGTGTTCGCCGCGCAGCGCTTCGATGCGGTGATGCACTTCTGCGCGCGCTCGTTGGTCGGCGAGTCGGTCGCCGACCCGTACAGCTACTACGCCAGCAACGTAGGCGGCACGCTCAACCTGTTGCAGGCCATGCGCACGCACGACGTCGCGCGCCTCGTGTTCTCGTCGACGGCGGCCGTGTTCGGCCATCCGCAGGCCGATCGCATCGACGAGGACCATCCGCAGAAGCCGATCAATCCCTACGGCGCAAGCAAGCTGATGGTCGAACGCATCCTCGCCGATGCGGCCTCCGCCTACGGCCTGCGTTCGGTGGCGCTGCGTTACTTCAACGCGGCCGGTGCCGCACCGGACGGCACGATCGGCGAAGCGCACGATCCGGAAACGCACCTGGTCCCCAACGCCATCAAGGCGGCGCTCGGCACCGGGCCCGCGCTCACGCTGTTCGGCGACGACTATCCGACGCCAGACGGCACCTGCATCCGCGACTACGTGCACGTCGACGATCTCGCGCAGGCGCACCTGCTCGCGCTGGATTACCTCGACGCGAATCCGGGGGCGCATGCGTTCAACCTCGGCAACGGGCAGGGCTTCTCCGTGCGCGAAGTGATCGCAGCCGTGGCGCAGGTCGCCGGGCGCGCCGTCCCGCATTCGGTCGCGCCGCGACGTCCGGGCGATCCGGCGGTGCTCGTCGCCTCGAGCGATCGCGCACGCGCGCGCCTGGGATGGCGCCCCGAATACACCAAGCTGGCGCCGATCCTGGAAACGGCATTGCGCTGGCACTTCTCGCAGGACGACAAACAATGA
- a CDS encoding patatin-like phospholipase family protein encodes MKYCDLVMKGGITSGIVYPNAVLALAKSFRFKSVGGTSAGAIAAAVTAAAALGDRTKQSGAASVHPDAQVGFEGLAQVSAQLATEGFIFGLFQPARGARNAYRALVVMTGKASVWRKFATLLLAVLAIAPLEILLVLGMLLAIGFWFGAGAGVAATLLPSLACAYGAGALCAAMRVARVARANLLGLCSGMRHHDGAPPALTEWLHDTLQRLAGKPLDAPLTFSDLHDAPRYPDEPATPGAIALRMITTGVSHREPRTLPFRDVQFWFLRDEFDRLFPKGVVDWMVAHGGTPPEVIEGKTYYALPADDALPVLVATRMSLSFPFLVSAVPLHEPARRVHASETTVEHAAPAAEKSIAETADHLATGGTRSAAAPARIAEFRKCWFSDGGISSNFPIHLFDAALPLWPTFAIDLVYPGSDDRAPADREAVSMPEHNAQGWQRTYQPIGGRMAASELLGFLFAIVATMQNWRDLLLARAPGQRDRIVHVALSPAEGGMNLDMPGTVLAGIAAKGTLAGERLSAFDFDNHYWIRWRCLAAALQQYTQQVARTNDARLRVTDYALVYALPESAETEPPSYAFSSYFQRVESARLLASLVAQGEIWNDMHPDLVQGAPRPAPQMKVTPIY; translated from the coding sequence ATGAAGTACTGCGACCTGGTCATGAAGGGCGGCATCACCAGCGGCATCGTGTATCCCAACGCGGTGCTCGCGCTTGCGAAATCCTTCCGCTTCAAATCGGTGGGCGGCACGTCCGCCGGCGCGATCGCGGCGGCAGTGACGGCCGCGGCGGCCTTGGGCGACCGGACCAAGCAATCCGGGGCCGCGTCCGTGCATCCCGATGCGCAGGTGGGCTTCGAAGGCCTCGCGCAGGTGTCTGCGCAACTGGCCACGGAAGGCTTCATCTTCGGCCTGTTCCAGCCGGCGCGCGGCGCGCGCAATGCGTATCGCGCGCTCGTCGTCATGACGGGAAAGGCATCGGTGTGGCGCAAGTTCGCCACCCTGCTGCTCGCCGTGCTGGCGATCGCGCCGCTGGAAATCCTGCTCGTGCTGGGGATGTTGCTGGCCATCGGCTTCTGGTTCGGCGCCGGTGCGGGTGTGGCCGCGACGCTGTTGCCCTCGCTCGCGTGCGCCTACGGTGCAGGCGCGCTATGCGCAGCGATGCGCGTGGCCCGCGTGGCCCGCGCGAACCTGTTGGGCCTTTGCTCCGGTATGCGCCACCACGACGGCGCACCCCCCGCGCTCACCGAATGGTTGCACGACACGCTGCAACGCCTTGCAGGCAAACCGCTCGATGCACCGTTGACCTTCAGCGACCTGCACGATGCGCCGCGCTATCCGGACGAACCGGCGACCCCCGGCGCGATCGCCCTGCGCATGATCACCACCGGCGTGTCGCATCGCGAACCGCGCACGCTGCCCTTCCGCGATGTGCAGTTCTGGTTCCTGCGCGACGAGTTCGATCGCCTGTTTCCGAAGGGCGTGGTGGACTGGATGGTCGCGCACGGCGGCACGCCGCCGGAGGTTATCGAAGGGAAAACGTATTACGCGCTCCCTGCCGATGACGCCCTTCCGGTCCTCGTCGCCACGCGCATGAGCCTGAGCTTTCCGTTCCTGGTCAGCGCGGTGCCTTTGCACGAACCGGCGCGCCGCGTGCACGCGAGCGAAACCACGGTGGAGCATGCCGCACCCGCTGCGGAGAAGAGCATCGCCGAAACCGCGGACCACCTGGCCACGGGCGGCACGCGCTCCGCGGCCGCGCCTGCCCGCATCGCCGAGTTCCGCAAATGCTGGTTCAGCGACGGCGGCATCTCCAGCAACTTCCCGATCCACCTGTTCGACGCCGCCCTACCCCTGTGGCCGACCTTCGCGATCGACCTGGTGTACCCCGGCAGCGACGACCGCGCCCCCGCCGATCGCGAAGCGGTCTCGATGCCCGAGCACAACGCGCAGGGCTGGCAGCGCACTTACCAACCCATTGGCGGGCGCATGGCGGCGTCGGAGTTGCTGGGCTTCCTCTTCGCCATCGTCGCCACCATGCAGAACTGGCGCGACTTGCTGCTCGCGCGCGCACCGGGGCAACGCGATCGCATCGTGCATGTCGCTCTCTCGCCCGCCGAAGGCGGCATGAACCTGGACATGCCGGGCACGGTGCTGGCGGGCATCGCCGCGAAAGGCACGCTCGCAGGCGAACGCCTCTCCGCGTTCGACTTCGACAACCACTACTGGATCCGCTGGCGTTGCCTGGCGGCCGCGCTGCAGCAGTACACCCAACAGGTCGCACGCACCAACGATGCACGCCTGCGCGTGACCGACTACGCACTGGTGTACGCCCTGCCGGAATCGGCGGAAACCGAGCCGCCGTCCTACGCGTTCTCCTCGTACTTCCAGCGCGTGGAGTCCGCGCGCCTGCTGGCCTCGCTCGTCGCGCAGGGGGAGATCTGGAACGACATGCACCCCGACCTCGTGCAGGGCGCACCGCGCCCCGCGCCGCA